From a region of the Burkholderia lata genome:
- a CDS encoding sigma-54 dependent transcriptional regulator → MNMPITRDKIADAGSGNGQRPLIYWTQSPSVMLRKELARRDWKVSIVAQASELRETSGEITCGILDLSGGHADAIGSIASTCASMRDVVWVALIDVGQTASPNVRALLRDYCFDYVTLPASHQRIADTVGHAYGMECLFARDRERLESEEKGIVGTCSAMLRLFDTVRRFARTDAPVFVFGETGTGKELTAVAIHRHSERRNGPFVAVNCGAIPPHLLQSELFGYERGAFTGANARKIGYVEAASGGTLLLDEIGDLPHESQASLLRFLQERAIHRLGGSDPVPVDVRIVSATHVDLREAMEEGRFRPDLFHRLCVMRIDQPALRARGKDIELLAHHMLERFRGDARHRVRGFSTDAITALYKHDWPGNVRELINRVRRAVVMTEGRLITAQDLELEYCLDAASPSVADIRKSIEREAIETALLRTRGRVAASARELGVSRATLYRWMEAYGIERPRGTGSSD, encoded by the coding sequence ATGAATATGCCAATAACGCGCGATAAGATCGCCGACGCGGGGAGTGGTAACGGGCAGCGTCCGTTGATTTACTGGACGCAGTCTCCGTCCGTCATGCTCCGAAAGGAACTGGCGCGACGCGACTGGAAAGTGTCGATCGTCGCGCAGGCCAGCGAGCTGCGCGAAACGTCCGGCGAAATCACCTGCGGCATCCTTGACCTGAGTGGCGGCCATGCCGACGCGATCGGCAGCATCGCGTCGACCTGCGCGTCGATGCGCGATGTCGTCTGGGTCGCGCTCATCGACGTCGGCCAGACCGCTTCGCCGAACGTGCGCGCGCTATTGCGCGATTATTGCTTCGATTACGTCACGTTGCCCGCGTCACATCAGCGGATCGCCGATACGGTCGGCCACGCGTACGGCATGGAATGCCTGTTCGCGCGCGACCGCGAACGGCTCGAGTCGGAGGAGAAAGGCATCGTCGGCACCTGCAGTGCGATGCTGCGGCTGTTCGATACGGTGCGGCGCTTCGCGCGCACCGACGCGCCGGTGTTCGTGTTCGGCGAAACGGGCACCGGCAAGGAGTTGACGGCGGTCGCGATCCATCGCCATTCAGAACGCCGCAACGGCCCGTTCGTCGCGGTCAACTGCGGTGCCATTCCGCCCCATCTGCTGCAATCCGAACTGTTCGGCTATGAGCGCGGCGCGTTTACCGGCGCGAACGCACGCAAGATCGGCTATGTCGAAGCGGCGAGCGGCGGCACGCTGCTGCTCGACGAGATCGGCGACCTGCCGCACGAGAGCCAGGCGAGCCTGCTGCGTTTTCTGCAAGAGCGGGCAATTCATCGCCTGGGCGGCAGCGATCCGGTGCCGGTCGATGTCCGGATCGTGTCGGCGACGCACGTCGACCTGCGCGAAGCGATGGAGGAAGGGCGCTTTCGGCCGGACCTGTTCCATCGCCTGTGCGTGATGCGCATCGACCAGCCGGCGCTGCGCGCGCGCGGCAAGGACATCGAGCTGCTGGCGCATCACATGCTCGAACGCTTCCGCGGCGACGCGCGCCATCGCGTGCGCGGGTTCTCGACGGATGCGATCACCGCACTCTACAAGCACGACTGGCCGGGCAATGTTCGCGAGCTGATCAACCGCGTGCGCCGCGCGGTCGTGATGACGGAAGGGCGCCTGATTACCGCGCAGGATCTCGAGCTCGAATACTGTCTCGATGCCGCGTCACCGTCGGTGGCCGACATCCGCAAGTCGATCGAGCGCGAGGCAATCGAAACCGCACTGTTGCGCACGCGCGGGCGCGTCGCGGCATCGGCGCGCGAGCTCGGCGTGTCGCGCGCGACGCTGTATCGCTGGATGGAGGCATACGGGATCGAGCGGCCGCGCGGCACCGGCTCGTCCGACTGA